The DNA window AACATTTCTTCCAGAGCACCTAACGCGACCCAACGACCTTCTTTGGTTCTATATGTAGAATAATTAGGAAGTTTTCCGGATAATAATTCGTTCCCACCTTCCGGATTTTTTCCCGTAGCGGAATAAATCCCTCCGTATAAGGATATGAACTGGAGAGAAGCCTCCATCATGGAAATTGCAATCTTTTGCCCACGACCTGTTTTTTCTCTATAATACAATGCGGCTAAGATGGATGAAAGAGCAGTTAACGTCCCTCCTCCTATATCCGCTAATTGGAATCCTGGAGCCTGGGGATTTTTTCCTGTTTGGTCCAATACTCCCGAAAGAGAAAGATAATTCAAATCATGTCCTGCAAAATCTTTGTAAGCTCCCGAATCTCCGTAGCCGTAAATCCCACAATAGATCAATCTAGGAAATTTCTCTTTTAGATCATCATAGCCGAGTCCCATTTTAGAAAGTCCATCGGGACGAAATCCTTCCAACAATATATCAGCATCTTCCAATAGTTTGAATAAGATCTCTTTTGATTTTTCTCTTTTGAGATTAAGTGTGATCGCTTTTTTATTTCTGTTCAACATCAGATATAAAGAAGGCGCACCATTTTCTTTTTTGAACATTACTCTGGTTGCATCCATTGCTCTAGGATTTTCTACCTTAATGATCTCGGCTCCCATATCTCCCAAATACATGGAGCATAAAGGGCCAGGTAGCAATAAGCTTAAATCAACTACCTTAACTCCTGAAAGTGGACCTTTGTTCATTTTTATGATTTCCTAAATATAGTCGCTACGTTTCTAAAACATACGCGGCGGACTAAAAACTTTGGACCTGTTTAGATCCAGAATGTGAGAAGAAAAGTGTTTTTTGTTTTTAAAAAACGCCGTTCAATCGGCTGCTTCACTTAACTCTTCGCTGGTTTTTCCCCAACGCCATCTAGTATAATCTTCCGCTGTCGCAAAAGTATATCCTTCTGCTTTTAGTTTTTCTATAATGAATGGTAAGACTTCTTTTGTAGTGGGATGCGTATCGTGAAATAATATCACTACTCCTTGACCTTCCGTTTTATATACTAATGAGTTATAGATACGATCCATTTTCTTTCTGAATTTTTCGTTATCCGGATTTATCCTTGGTCCTTTTTCATACCATTCACCCTTCACCCATTCTTTGGAATCAGTGGAATCAAATTCTTTGGTCCACATGAATACGAGCCCTTTTCCCTGTAATGCGGAACTAACTCTTTTCCTCACGACCTCGCTCTTTGTTTTAATATAAGGAGAACCGAAAGGAGGTCGGATCCATATTAATTTTCCAGAATATTCTCCGAGTTCGTTTTGGTATAATTTTTGGTTTTCTTCCAATTGCCTTTCTATCCGTTTCGGAGACATATATGCGAAGTTCTGATGACCAAGAGTATGATTTCCGATTGTATGACCTTCTTCTTTCATTCGGATCAAAACAGTTTTGTATTTTCGAAAACTGTTTCCTCTTGTACTCGCTTTAGGCAACCAAGCCCCACATACAAAGAATGTAGCTTTTACATCTTCTTTTTTGAGGATATCCAGCACATCAGAGGTCCAGTCGGAAGGCCCATCATCAAATGTTAAGAATGCAGTTTTAGGAGGAAGTGGATCTCCTTCATAATATCCGATAGGATTACTGTGATCTGTCTGGATATTTGTAGAAGTTTCGAAACTTGAGCAGTAAACTATAAATAGTAAAGATAGTAGAAAGGCGGCGGTTTTCATAAAACTCATACCATCCTATAAAGTTGAAAAACTTTAAGCTTGGACCGGTTTGAATTTTTAGCTTATAGTCCTGCTACCTGAGCTTCAGGAGCTAAGCGACTATCCTCCTATAATTAGACTTCAGGAGTAACGATCTCGGTTATAATTTGAATTCGAGATCACTACTCTGTTCGGTTTATTATTTATTAACTTAATGATTTAGACGAACATTTCTGCAGAGGTCAACCATACTCCAGCGAGTATCAAACCTATACCTGTCCATTGGGTCCAGTTCAGTTCTTCTTTAAAAAATATCGCAGAAGCTACTAACACTATGATAAATCCGGCAGATGTGAAGAGTGGATAAGCTAAGGATAATTTTAATCCGTTACCTAATACCCATCTATAACCTAATAACGCGATCCCGAAAGAAGCAAGTCCTGCAAAGAACACTGGATGTAAAAATGCTTTGATCAATCCTTCGATTCCGGAAGCCGTATTTGTTTTATCTCCTAAAGAACTTGCCTTGATCAAAATGTTTGCTAAGGCGTTGAAGAATAAT is part of the Leptospira andrefontaineae genome and encodes:
- a CDS encoding CaiB/BaiF CoA transferase family protein, with product MNKGPLSGVKVVDLSLLLPGPLCSMYLGDMGAEIIKVENPRAMDATRVMFKKENGAPSLYLMLNRNKKAITLNLKREKSKEILFKLLEDADILLEGFRPDGLSKMGLGYDDLKEKFPRLIYCGIYGYGDSGAYKDFAGHDLNYLSLSGVLDQTGKNPQAPGFQLADIGGGTLTALSSILAALYYREKTGRGQKIAISMMEASLQFISLYGGIYSATGKNPEGGNELLSGKLPNYSTYRTKEGRWVALGALEEMFFKTFLRQSGLDSHLEKVPIAETHFAEWKKILTEYFSSKTLSDLEPIFQNPDSCLTPVKTLDEVSKDPVMREKGMILDRKHKQYGDYIQFGSPFPFSESKVTYRTDPPDHGEHNGEILKALGYTDSEIEELKKDKVI
- a CDS encoding polysaccharide deacetylase family protein encodes the protein MKTAAFLLSLLFIVYCSSFETSTNIQTDHSNPIGYYEGDPLPPKTAFLTFDDGPSDWTSDVLDILKKEDVKATFFVCGAWLPKASTRGNSFRKYKTVLIRMKEEGHTIGNHTLGHQNFAYMSPKRIERQLEENQKLYQNELGEYSGKLIWIRPPFGSPYIKTKSEVVRKRVSSALQGKGLVFMWTKEFDSTDSKEWVKGEWYEKGPRINPDNEKFRKKMDRIYNSLVYKTEGQGVVILFHDTHPTTKEVLPFIIEKLKAEGYTFATAEDYTRWRWGKTSEELSEAAD
- a CDS encoding SMR family transporter; amino-acid sequence: MKLTVIIIFVVALFFNALANILIKASSLGDKTNTASGIEGLIKAFLHPVFFAGLASFGIALLGYRWVLGNGLKLSLAYPLFTSAGFIIVLVASAIFFKEELNWTQWTGIGLILAGVWLTSAEMFV